Genomic segment of Panicum virgatum strain AP13 chromosome 2K, P.virgatum_v5, whole genome shotgun sequence:
TCAACTGGCCGGCTAGACCGATCAAATGCCATGATTCATGTGTGTTTCTGCAGagatttttcttctttctctttgtatgTTACTAAGCTAGCTAGTACCTTTGATCCTGTAGACGTACGTCTGCATGTATGATCTGAACACTGTCAGTGACGCATTGTTCAGGCTTTGATAATCGACGGCAAGATGCAGAGCACGGAGATGGACGAGTTCATCTACCACGAGTCCTTGATACACCCACCGTTGCTGTTCCACCCAAAGTAACCATGACCACTTGCGGAAAAGCATTTCTGCttatttctctcttttttttcgagAATGTCGGCCTCAAATAATTCGCACCAACTGAAAAAAGTTCAAATTAAGGAATTCAGAAGATTTCCGTACTGAGAATTCACCGTCGTTCTTCGTTCTCTTAGTGAAATATGAATAATTTCTGATCGTCCtagtttttcttttaaaaataaaataaaataaaacatgtctgGACACGCATTCATTAAAAGGAAGTTGATCGTCCTAGGTTTAAATCTTGAATAAAACATGTATTTTCTATTCCTAGCCAACAACATTTCCACACGTTGATAGCTGAGTAACAGCATGCGCTGATCCTTTGCTGGTGGCTTGGCTCCAGCCCGAAGACCGTGTTCATCATGGGAGGTGGCGAGGGCTCCGCGGCGAGGGAGGTCCTGAGGCACAAGACCGTGCAACGGGTGGTCATGTGCGACATAGACCAGGTATACAGTAGGGCAGCACTAAGTTCAACAATAGCCAAATTATTCtcatggaaaaaaaataaaaacacttAGATACACGCATGCACGCACACAATTTAATGTTGTTGCGCAACTACCTCATGCTCTGTTGCGTATGCACGATCAGGAGGTAGTCGACTTCTGCCGTACGTACCTGACGGCGAACCGCGAGGCATTCAGCAGCGACAAGCTCTGCCTCATCATCAAGGACGCCAGGTGCTTATATACATCTCTCTTTTCATAAACTGAAAAAGACGGTATTAGAGCAATTCTAGTAGGGCTACTAAGAGCAATTCCTGACTGTCATCTCCATATTTGTTCGGTGGGTGCAAAAAATTGATCTCCAGCAGGCCTTTCAAATGGGCTGCCATTTTGATAGGCCTTCCAAATTTCTCCCCCCACCCCACCAATTTGGTGGCCCTCTATTTGGGCTGCCAACTATGAGCCCTCTATAGAAGCCTAATTTACTCAGCTTGCTGGAGTGGAGGCTCATATTTAGAtgagtaaaatttagaagtggGCTTGTAaatagacatttgctcacccaaaTTTAGAAGCCCTATTGAAGTTGCTCTTACCGTCGTTCTCCACGAATTATCATCACTTACAAGTGGGCCAAATAAAAAGTATAGCTTCCTCGTGCAGTCGTGCTACTGTGTATGTGTAGCTGGAGAAAACGTCATGATTAGTGCTCTCCCTGAAACAAAAATTTCACATATCTGCTTCTGTATCGAATTTAACAAACACTGAAGCGGCTGAGTTCATGGTGAGCAAGCCCGTTCTGGTTGATCCATGCTTATACTAGCATAACCATTCGTGTTGTGCATGCAGGGTTGAGTTGGAAAAGAGCAGCGAGAAGTTTGACGTGATAGTAGGAGACCTGGCAGATCCAGTGGAAGGAGGCCCCTGCTACCAGCTGTACACCAAGTCATTCTACGAGCACATCGTCAAGCCCAAGCTTAATGACCATGGCATCTTCGTCACTCAGGTGCCGTACTCCATACAATAGCCCTCCTATGTCAGAAATCATGCACAATGCTTACGAATCTCAACATGTCAATCTAATGGGAAACTGTTGATGCTCGATCCCCGTAGGCTGGACCAGCTGGTGTTCTCACTCACAAAGAGGTCTTCTCATCCATCTACAACACCCTTAGACATGTCTTCAAATGTGAGTACTGTTACTTGTCTAATTGTcttactgtttttttttctccaagcACCAATGTGTTCATACGAACATAGGACCATATTGTATCCGGCCTCTGTCTAAACCTTTACTTGTGCTGCAGATGTTCAAGCTTACACTGCTCATGTTCCATCATTCGCAGACACCTGGGGCTGGGTCATGGTACTCGCACTGTCATGAATTTAATCCCATGTTATGTTCAGTTTCGTTCAGTGGCGACCTATAGTGGTGTGCCTAAATGGGGCGAAGCAGGGCCCTGTTGCCTGTCTTTCTAAAAAACAAACCCAATAATGTGTTCGCATTTCAGGCTTCGGATCATCCATTCGATCTCAATGCCCAGCAGCTCAACGAAAGAATCAAAGGCAGGATTGTGGGAGAGCTCGTCTACTTGAGTGGGGAGTCCCTAATTTCCTCTACCACGCTGAACAAAAGTGTTCATCAGTCGTAAGTAGCGCCTTTTGCTCACTTCATCAGGCACTTAGTAGGTTATGACAGTGCATAGTCAGTATGCTAGTTCCTCCAATGATTTGCcttcttaaaagaaaaattacagGCTGTTGAATGAGACTCATGTGTACACCGAAGACGATGCCAGGTTCATTTACGGGCATGGAAGAGCATGCTGCGCTTGAAGCCTCGCACCTGTTCTTCCGGTATCAGCGCCTTCTCCGTTAATGCAAGAAATGTTGTCATCTAGTTGTAAATTAGCTGCTCTGAATGCAAAATAATAGCAAGGAGATTACTGCTATGTACAACTTGCCAAGAAATTTCGTGTGCTACCAGAAGTCAGAAATTCAGAACTATGAAAGTAGTGCAACCAATAAGTGAAAGCTCACCGGAATTGGCTGCAGTTTCCATTTCTTTCCATTTCCCTCTCTTGCAAACAAGTAAGCCTATGCATGACTCTAGTTTTGGTATTGTTCTCCGTGTTGCACAATCTGCTGTCTGATTTCTCGAAGCGCGGAAGTTATTGCGGCAAACGAAGGCCGTCTTGAAGGTTTTGCATCCCAGGTTCGGCAGATGAGATCAATCAGGCCAGTAGGATATCCATCGCTCTCTGGGAGTTGAGGCCTTAATTTTCCGTCTGCTACTCCCAGCGCAATCTGCAAAACGTTCATGCTTGTTAGCATAGTCAACTAGGAACGAAATTTCATCTGAATCAAGGCTGTCCTAGGTGAAATTTACATATCATTTTCAGGAAGTTTGAGCACCTCATCCATGTTCTAGAGATTAGCACATCGAGATGCAATTTGAGTTTACCTTACTCGGCCCGTAGCTTGTATCGATGTACGGATGCTCTGCAGTTATCAGTTCATTCAGTATGATGCCGAAGCTGTAGACGTCGCATTTCTCGGTGTAGGGTTCGCAGCGAATCACTTCAGGAGCCATGTACACATAAGTCCCTGAAATACATGTTTTAAAGTTTTGAAAAACAATACAATTAAAAAAGTCAAATAAAAACTTCCTTCGGTCACAACTGGCGTTTCGCCGTGATCTTCTTACCCGTTTCGCCGGTGAGCGCCTCCTTGCCGTCCGGCAGGAACCTGGCGTGGCCGAAGTCGGAGACCCGCGCGCGCAGCTCAGCATCCAGGAGGACGTTGCTGGGCTTGAGGTCGCGGTGCACGACCCTGGGCGTCTGCTCGTGGAGGTGCCGCATGGCCAGCGCGATCTCCAGCGCCCTGCTCACCCTgtccaccagcggcggcggcgaggacgacgccgcccgcggccgccgcctcctgccccCGTGCAGCCACTCCCCGAGCGTCGCGCCGCTCAGCAGCTCGGTCACCAGGAAGCAGCTCCCCGGGGGCCGCAGGCACGCGCCCATCAGGCGCAGCACGTGCGGGTGCCGCTGCCGCGACAGCAGCTCGGCCTCCTGCGCGAAGAAGGCCTCGGCGCCGGGGTTGGTGACAAGGAGCTCCGGCCGCACCCACTTCACCGCCACCTCGAGCCCGCGCCACGTCGCCCTGTGGATGTCCGCCGTCGTGCCCCGGCCTACCACCTCGTGCAGTTCGATCTGTTCCGTGGCAGGTCAGAGCACGCCGGGGTACGGTCAGGCATGTCGTTCTGGCGTGAGTTCTTGATTGATCTGATGATCTCCTTACCTCTTCCGGCGCGACGGACCAGCCGTGCTCCACGGCGAGGCCGCGCGTGGCGGCCAGGTACGGGtcgcacggcggcggcatctCCGCTGTCTCGTTcgtgtcgtcgtcgccggcggcggtcggTGCCGTCTCGGGGTCGGCGCCGCGGTGCGGCGAGTGCTGCTGCGCGCCGTCGGATATCAGGTGCAGGAAGCTGCGGTCCTGGGCGACCTCGAGGCAGAACCGGAGGTACCCCTGCGTGCTCTCGAGCCGCGCCTTGTACGTCTCCGTGAGATCCCTCTGCCTCCCGAGCTCCTCCAGCAGCTTGGCGACCTTGGCAAACGCGTCGCGGCGCGCCGTGTGCAGAGCAGAGCATGAAACAACCGCGAAACTGCGCAGATCGTGATGCGAGCGAGACGCGTGCCGTACGCACCTGCTCGTTGGGCTGGGGGTTcgacggctgcggcggcggcgaggagaagaggccggcgaggcggccgcggaggccgcGGTGGTGGTCGTGCCGCGGCTGCGCGTGGTCGCTCATCGGCGTTGCTTGTTAGCACTGGTAAGCCGCGAAGAACAAACAAGAGGGGGGGCGGCGATTGTTTACTGGAACTCTTCCTGCGTGCAGGAACAAAGCAATTCGCGTCGAGCCGGCCGGCCGATCGGTCGGCGAACAGACAAGAGCAGCGGCGATTCGTCCAATgcgtttttttttatcaaacgTCCAACGCGGTTTGGGTGAAACTTTTGGAGTTTCGTTCTTGTAGCACAGCACCACCCGTGGGCCGTAGCTCACCGGCTGCATGACGCGCAATGCATCTTGGCTGGACGTACTCGTGCCAAGCCTGATTGCAGTTGCAGTCACTGGGCCGAATTCTTGATTTGGGCCCGGCAATTAGATCAAACATTTCCCGAATGAGCTAGTATGCAGAAAATCAAGTttgttagcgcgccccacctagccaacccgaccataaaacccagatGTTATAGTGgaaggggtgggggcttttatctaTAGTCCATCATCccccctacggcgtgcgagcccggcgtagcccgcagcaggttctagtgcccggcgtagcccgcaacaggtctcagcacacgagaggcgcaggggaaatcgcgcagcggaaatgcgtggccgggtgggttcgaatccgggacctcggctctggtaccatgttagcgcgccccatctagccaacccgaccataaaacccagatGTTATAgtaggaggggtgggggcttttatctatagtccatcattccccctacggcgtgcgagcccggcgtagcccgcagcaggttctaGGGACGTGGTCGAAGCCCCCTCCCCACCTCCCCCAGAACACAAAGAATCTGTGCCCATTTTGTTTAAGATTAAAAAAATTGATCCATCGGGCGTCGCTCTTCCAGGCGAACACGGGGGGCGCCCTTGCGGCGCTGCACACTCACCCGccgtagccgccgccggccgccgccgccggtgaccgtccgtgcggcggcggcggccagccccCTAGCTGAAgttggctcggctcggccccctctctctcctttcctCCCCATCCCCCTCCCTCACTGGCCTTTGGACCTCGCCCCGCCGCCTGCTGCCGGCGCCAGATCCGACACCTCCCTCGCAGTATCTGGCGTTCCTCGAGGTGGATCTGTTGTTTCCCCTCGGGTTTGCGCGCTGGGCCGGCGCAGTCGCCTCCGCTCGCCTCGGGGTCCTGTGCCTGGCCGCGCCTCTCTCCGGGTGCGCTGCCGGCGAGGGCCATGGCTGTGCCGTCGCTGCCTCCGCTCAGGTGGGCGCAGCCTGCCGCTACCCCCTAGTGACGGCGCTCTGGCGCTGTGGCCGCGCCACGCGGTTCTGCTGTCGGGGGCCGTGGTGCCTGGCGGGTCGTCGTCTGGCGTGCTGCCTCCAGTGGTGGTCGCCGTCCTCGTGACGGTTTGTTTACCGGCCACTGGCTTCTGGTGTCCGTTGCCCGCCCCTGGTGGCCGGTCGTCATGCTTTCCTTCTTGGTCCTTGGCGCCGAGGAGGGAACGTGGTGCCTTGGCGTTCGTGGCTCTGGTGGCTCTTCGGCGGTCGTGGCATTTGGCTTGGTGGGATTCCTTGGCTCCATTTCGCTCGCTTCGCCCGACTTCTGTGGCGTCGCGTTCTTGAGGGAAGGTAGGGGGTTCAGGCGAAAGCCATGCCCGCTTGTGGGTCGATGACGACGACGCTCTCGGGCGCTGCCTATCTTGTTGAAGGCGTCATCCGTTCCCCCTTCTTCCCTCCTCTCCGGCAAGTGTTCTGGGTGAAAACCTTGACCTTTTGGTCCGGCAATGGTGGTGCCAGTGGCGTCACTTCCTCCCTGGAGGCTTTGCTGTCTGTGCTTTGCCGGCTTTGGGGCCATGGGCTGCTTACCCTACCCACCTTGTTCAAATATCACGATGGTTGCCACCGTCACCTCACCCTCCGATCCTGCCTTCGCTTCATCTTCCTCGCCATCACTATTGGTTGCTCAGGTCGCTTCagtctggcggatgctttgccgccttgCTGGTTGAAGTTCGTttaggtggatgctttgccacctctACTTTGTTCGGAAGGATGCTTTGCCGTCGGAGTTTGCGCTCAGTGGCGGAGGCAACGGTGGGTCAGGGGGGGCTTGAGCCTCCCCTACTCCCATTGGAGCTATGGAGTCCCCCTGGAGCCCCTCCATGAATTTTTTGTGCTACATACAAGGGGGAGGGgaggctggaggtggaagacgaCCCTGTCCAGGTTGCTTACAAGTTGAGCTGATGATAGATTATGGCAGCCCACTTAAAGAATCACCCAGTCACTCAA
This window contains:
- the LOC120680330 gene encoding thermospermine synthase ACAULIS5-like isoform X2 gives rise to the protein MVGAMPAAEALPREVTANGYGGGAKHLQLQLQLPAPQPKQQQPAEPECKWYEEDIDDDLKLCYALNSVLHRGASKYQEIALLDTKHFGKALIIDGKMQSTEMDEFIYHESLIHPPLLFHPNPKTVFIMGGGEGSAAREVLRHKTVQRVVMCDIDQEVVDFCRTYLTANREAFSSDKLCLIIKDARVELEKSSEKFDVIVGDLADPVEGGPCYQLYTKSFYEHIVKPKLNDHGIFVTQAGPAGVLTHKEVFSSIYNTLRHVFKYVQAYTAHVPSFADTWGWVMASDHPFDLNAQQLNERIKGRIVGELVYLSGESLISSTTLNKSVHQSKITGC
- the LOC120680330 gene encoding thermospermine synthase ACAULIS5-like isoform X1 gives rise to the protein MVGAMPAAEALPREVTANGYGGGAKHLQLQLQLPAPQPKQQQPAEPECKWYEEDIDDDLKLCYALNSVLHRGASKYQEIALLDTKHFGKALIIDGKMQSTEMDEFIYHESLIHPPLLFHPNPKTVFIMGGGEGSAAREVLRHKTVQRVVMCDIDQEVVDFCRTYLTANREAFSSDKLCLIIKDARVELEKSSEKFDVIVGDLADPVEGGPCYQLYTKSFYEHIVKPKLNDHGIFVTQAGPAGVLTHKEVFSSIYNTLRHVFKYVQAYTAHVPSFADTWGWVMASDHPFDLNAQQLNERIKGRIVGELVYLSGESLISSTTLNKSVHQSLLNETHVYTEDDARFIYGHGRACCA
- the LOC120680314 gene encoding serine/threonine/tyrosine-protein kinase HT1-like, which codes for MSDHAQPRHDHHRGLRGRLAGLFSSPPPQPSNPQPNEQVAKLLEELGRQRDLTETYKARLESTQGYLRFCLEVAQDRSFLHLISDGAQQHSPHRGADPETAPTAAGDDDTNETAEMPPPCDPYLAATRGLAVEHGWSVAPEEIELHEVVGRGTTADIHRATWRGLEVAVKWVRPELLVTNPGAEAFFAQEAELLSRQRHPHVLRLMGACLRPPGSCFLVTELLSGATLGEWLHGGRRRRPRAASSSPPPLVDRVSRALEIALAMRHLHEQTPRVVHRDLKPSNVLLDAELRARVSDFGHARFLPDGKEALTGETGTYVYMAPEVIRCEPYTEKCDVYSFGIILNELITAEHPYIDTSYGPSKIALGVADGKLRPQLPESDGYPTGLIDLICRTWDAKPSRRPSFAAITSALREIRQQIVQHGEQYQN